The following DNA comes from Halobacillus litoralis.
TCCCTTATTTCAATCTAATGGAGAGAAGTCAGCCCGTACATTATCTATCCTCCTCTTCACTTCTGAAGTCTATGATAAGATTTCTGATAGACTTCAGAAGTGCCACGTCCCCTCCCCTTCAATCTGAAAATCATGGTAAGTATTGAAAATGCGCCTCAACCCTTGCTACAGTCTCAAGTGTCCCGGGCGCAATTGGCGTGGCGCCCGCACTCATTACCTGGGTCTTACTGAAGCTCTGGGCTGGGGAGGCAGGCGTAGTTCCGATCTCCATAATCTTCACAGGAGTTTGGTCGAGCTTCAATCTCATTGTATTCGCAATGGTCTGCGCATTGGCTAATGCATTACCTAAAGCAATCCTTAGGGCTTCCTGGTAGTCAGCATAAGGGTCTTTGACCGTGAATTCAATATTCGATACACGGTTCGCTCCATTTGCGACCGCTGTATCAATGATATACCCTGTTTGGTCAATGTCATCTATAGTGATACCAAGAGTATGTGTCACTTGGTAACCTCGGAATTCCTGTTTACCGTCAACATAATCGTACTCAGGAAAAATGAAGTAATCCGCCGTTTGTATATTTTCTTCGGCAATTCCCACAGCGATCAATTGCTCTTTGACACGAGATATCGCACTCGCATTGTCCTGCTGAGCTTTTTCCAAGTTCATATCCTGGGTCACGACACCGACTTGAATATTCGCCGTATCCGGGCGCGATTGCACTTTTCCGACTCCATTAACCTTAAGGATTCTGCTTGCTCCCGCTTCTCTTCCTGACTGTCTGATCGGTGGATATTGCATGATAAACCCCTCCCTTTTCATTTGATGATAAAAAGGGAAAAATTATTCCCTGCGAACAAGGGAATTATTCCCATACTTTTATTCGCTTCAAGTGAATAAATAGTATATGGGGGGTTCTTATATGGCAAAAACAAAAAAGCTATCCTATCCGGATGATTTTTTACACATTATTCAACAAGGTCTGCCCAAAGCAGCTAGAAAAAAGCGGATACTGATTATCGGGGCAGGAATGGCGGGGCTTGTGGCGGGACAGCTCCTTAAACAAGCAGGTCACCAGGTGACAATATTAGAAGGGAACAACCGAATCGGCGGTCGAGTGTATACGGTTAGAAAACCTTTTACTTATGGGAATTATATCGATGTCGGAGCAATGCGTCTTCCTTCAAATCATGTACTCGTCCAAGAGTATATCCGTAAATTCCAGCTGCCCACTCAGCCTTTCTTGAATACCACACCAGATGACCTCCTGCTCATCAATGGAAAACAATTATTCCAGGAGGATTATAAAGAAAATCCAGATTTACTGGACTTTCCCCTTCTTCCTTGGGAGAGAGGAAAAACGGCAAAAGAATTATTTCTATCTTCTGTGCAGCCATTTCTGGACCTTTATGAAAAAAGCATACCCGAAGAGCAGGAAAAACTACGCGACCAATACTCCAACTATGCGATGGGGGAATATTTACGTAACAATCCACTTGGACCTTCGATGTCTACAAACGCTGTCCGAAAAGTTAAACTGCTGTTAGGAATTGAAGGTTTTCCAGAATTCTCATTCCTGGATATATTGACAGACATCACCTTCCCCATTTTCAGTGAAGAAACAGAGTTCAAAGAAATCACTGGAGGAAATGATCGTCTGCCATATGCTTTCCTCCCGTCATTATGCTCAGATATCCACTTCAATAAAAAAGTAAAGAAAATCTTCCAAGGTGAATATGAAATCAGAGTCGAAGCCGAAAACCAGCTGGATTGTAAAAGAACATGTTGGAGGGCTGATTATGTCCTTTCCACTATACCTTTCACAACTTTCCAATTCATAGAAGTATACCCCTTTTCATCCATATCATTTAAAAAGCGGCAAGCGATTCAGGAACTAATCAATGTACCAGCTGTCAAAGTTGGCATTGAATTCAAAAGCCGTTTTTGGGAAAGATACCCTGTCGGAAACATCACCTCTGACCTCCCGATGCGTTTTATGTATTTACCAAGTCATGACAGAGGTAAACCTGGCCCTGGTGTCATGCTGGCCAGCTATACGTGGGGTCAAAATGCAATGCTTTGGAACAGTTTGAGTGACAAAGAAATCATTGAAGTCCTTCTCGAGAATTTGTGCAGGGTTTACGGACCGATCGTTTATCAAGAATATTTGAGCAGTGTAGTCTTTAATTGGAGTCGAAACCCCTTCTCTGCCGGCTGTTTCACCCTTTTCACCCCTGGACAAAGTCTTGACCTCGAAGAAGTCATACCAAGCCCGGAGGGACGGCTGCATTTTGCCGGAGAACATACATCCTCATTCCATGGCTGGATTGAAGGAGCTGTCGAATCAGGAATACGTGCCGCTAATGAACTGAATAATGCAAGTGAGGGATCTTCAAAAGCTTAAGCAAACCTGAAGAGATAATGCAAAACCGATCCCCCTTTTTCACGTCGGGCCTTCTGGGGTTGAAGAGGAAGATGCCATTCGATTTATCGGCGTAAAAGCAAAGTTATCGATGTGACAGAGATTTTATCAGCGCAGTAGCTTGAATATCATCCCCTAAACACCCAAAAGAATCTGGGCCAAAACGATAATTGCCATTGGAAAAGACGAACAATAGGGTAGAATAGATCAGGTGGAGCGTATGCAACATAGGGAACAGCACGTGGTGAAGACCCCGGGAGGTAGCGGTCTTTGCTTACTGAGGAGGCAAGGCCCTGCCCGCGGAAAGCGGAGTATGATAGAGGACACTGAAAAACCCTTTTCAATCTAGAAGAACTGTTAAAGTTTGTTGTTGCTTCTCCCGCATCGCTTGTCGGTGGATGCTTGCCGCGGGCACGGCCTCAGCTAACTTGGTCAAGAAGATCACTTGACCAAGTGGATCTTCGGCTCGCGCTGTTCCCGCAGGCGTCACCACCGAACGCTCCTCGTGGAAGCAACGAGGCATAACTAAAAAGAGTGATTTTCATTAACATACTTGAGATCACTGAAAAAAGACTCCTAAATAAAGGGAAACACCCTACTTTTTCAGTGACCTCAAGTATGATGCCGGATCGGCGTATGCATTTATGGCTTCATAAAGCCAAAGAAAACCCGAACGAAATTCGTTCGGGTTTTCCAGCGGAAAAATCCTTTTGTCCCAGTGTCCTATTCCATCATTCTTCTTCATTTTCTGTATCCAACTCTTCACCCTTACCGCTCCAAATCTTGACGGATTGGTTTTCAGTCTTCACTGGATACACGACCTTATATTTCTTCATTTCCACTTCTCCCTCTACCGTCTCTTCGGCAGTAAGAAAAGCAGTGACTTCCACATGATCCCCTTGAGGGTCTGCGACGAGATTATCCACTTGAACGGTTAACGTATTGTTGTAGCCGGATCGGAAATCTTCGAAGGAAATGTCCTCCTGCCAGCTGCTGCTGAGCAGTGAATATGCCGTCACGAAATCACCTTGGTTAATACTATCGTAAAAATACTGGACAAGATATGTGGCCTGTTCCGCATCTGTACCAGTTACAGGAGATTGTACCTGTTCTTCGAGCTCAGGAAATTCAGGAAGTGATTTCATCGGTGACTCACTCCACCGTTCCACCACCGGAAGAATATCCCCGATGGGTATGCTGAAACCGATTGTTTCTTCATCAAGCTTCGCTGAATTAATGCCGATGACTTCACCTGTCTCACGGTCCAATAAAGGGCCGCCACTGTTTCCTGGTGAAATCGGGGCTGAAATCTGATACATATTTTTATAATGGAAAGGCTCGATATCTAATGTGCGGTCAAGACCACTGATTTCTCCACGGGTCACTGTATTCTGCAGCCCAAGTGGACTCCCTAAGGCCAGCACTTCATCAAGCAGCTCCACAGACCCATCTTGTCTGATTGGAAGCGGTTTTTTTCCCTTTAATCCCGCCACTCTTACAACGGCAACATCAGTATCTCGGCTGATCCCAATCACTTCACCTGGCATCTTCTTACTGTCGGCCGTCACGACTTTGACGTTCTCCTGGTTTGCGACGACGTGAGCATTCGTGATGACATCGCCTTTTTCGTTATACAAAAATCCGGACCCGATTGTTCCATCTTCCAATTCAATCTGGACGACGAGTTTTTGCGATTCGAAGATTATGTCCTGCGTTTCTTTGGGTACTTCGTTACCTTCTGCTCCCTCTTTAGCGGGGTCATCCAATACCGCACTCATGCTCATTTGTTCAGGGACAGCATTCGTGATATAAAAAACGCCCGCGATCCCGCCTCCGATAATCATGATGGAGACAAGAACGCTGAACAGCCAAGAGCGTTTCATCTTACATCCTCCTATTCTACTAACCATTCCATCTCTGTCATCTCGACAGAATACTCCCCTTCTTCCAGCTCATAATAGACCTTTTCGAAGGACCCCTTTTTTCCAGGGTTCAAATATAGGGGATAGACCTTTGCAGACTCTGAGCGCACGACTTTCCCATCAGCATTGAGGATGTCATACTTCACAGTTATCGTGCTGATGATTTGCGTGGCCACACTTTCCAGCTCACCACTTACTTTATAGTCTCCGAATTCATCTTTAGTTATATTGAAATCAAGGACTTTCAAAGC
Coding sequences within:
- a CDS encoding SIMPL domain-containing protein; the encoded protein is MQYPPIRQSGREAGASRILKVNGVGKVQSRPDTANIQVGVVTQDMNLEKAQQDNASAISRVKEQLIAVGIAEENIQTADYFIFPEYDYVDGKQEFRGYQVTHTLGITIDDIDQTGYIIDTAVANGANRVSNIEFTVKDPYADYQEALRIALGNALANAQTIANTMRLKLDQTPVKIMEIGTTPASPAQSFSKTQVMSAGATPIAPGTLETVARVEAHFQYLP
- a CDS encoding flavin monoamine oxidase family protein, encoding MAKTKKLSYPDDFLHIIQQGLPKAARKKRILIIGAGMAGLVAGQLLKQAGHQVTILEGNNRIGGRVYTVRKPFTYGNYIDVGAMRLPSNHVLVQEYIRKFQLPTQPFLNTTPDDLLLINGKQLFQEDYKENPDLLDFPLLPWERGKTAKELFLSSVQPFLDLYEKSIPEEQEKLRDQYSNYAMGEYLRNNPLGPSMSTNAVRKVKLLLGIEGFPEFSFLDILTDITFPIFSEETEFKEITGGNDRLPYAFLPSLCSDIHFNKKVKKIFQGEYEIRVEAENQLDCKRTCWRADYVLSTIPFTTFQFIEVYPFSSISFKKRQAIQELINVPAVKVGIEFKSRFWERYPVGNITSDLPMRFMYLPSHDRGKPGPGVMLASYTWGQNAMLWNSLSDKEIIEVLLENLCRVYGPIVYQEYLSSVVFNWSRNPFSAGCFTLFTPGQSLDLEEVIPSPEGRLHFAGEHTSSFHGWIEGAVESGIRAANELNNASEGSSKA
- a CDS encoding S1C family serine protease — protein: MKRSWLFSVLVSIMIIGGGIAGVFYITNAVPEQMSMSAVLDDPAKEGAEGNEVPKETQDIIFESQKLVVQIELEDGTIGSGFLYNEKGDVITNAHVVANQENVKVVTADSKKMPGEVIGISRDTDVAVVRVAGLKGKKPLPIRQDGSVELLDEVLALGSPLGLQNTVTRGEISGLDRTLDIEPFHYKNMYQISAPISPGNSGGPLLDRETGEVIGINSAKLDEETIGFSIPIGDILPVVERWSESPMKSLPEFPELEEQVQSPVTGTDAEQATYLVQYFYDSINQGDFVTAYSLLSSSWQEDISFEDFRSGYNNTLTVQVDNLVADPQGDHVEVTAFLTAEETVEGEVEMKKYKVVYPVKTENQSVKIWSGKGEELDTENEEE